From the genome of Corallococcus macrosporus DSM 14697:
GGTCCAGGTGAGCCGCCGCGAGGGCGGGGGCCTCGAGGCGCGCGGGCGCGGGGGCCAGGTGAAGAGGAGGCGCGGGTGAGTGGCGGTTCCGTGGGCGCGGCGTTGTTGCGTGTCTTGCAGCAGTTCATGTCGGAGACGGCGGCGCGGCGGGCGCTGCTCGGCGCGTTGGAGCCGCTGGGGCTGAACCTGGACGCGGTGCCCGCCTCGGAGCTGCCTCGCCTCGTCGAGGCGCTGGAGCCCGCCACCCGCCAATGCGTGGACCCCACGCGCCAGCCGCGAATGATGGCGCAGCTCCGGACGCTGCTCGCGCCCGCGTCGTCGAGCGCGGCCTCGGTGCCGGAGGTCCGGGCCACCACCTATCTGGTGCGCACGGAAGCGGATGCCAGCCACGCGCGGCACGCGGCCCGGCAATTGTGCGAGTCCCTGGGTGGGCACGGCGATGAATGCCAGAAGGTGGCCACCGTGGTGAGCGAGCTGGCGCGCAACCAGATTTCCCACGCCGGTGGCGGCACCATCCAACTGTCGCCGCAGTTGGCGCCCCGGCGCCTGCTGCGCGTCAGCGCGGAGGACTCCGGTCAGGGCATCCCCGACCTGGAGCGCGTGCTGTCGGGGCGGTACGAGCGCAAGACGGGCGTGGGGTTGGGCCTGTCGGGGGTGAAGCGGCTCGCGGACCGCTTCGACGTGCGCACCGGGCCCAAGGGCACGCAGGTGGACTTCGAGGTGTGGCTGTGACAGCGGCCTCGAGCGTCAACGCATGAAACCGGACGCGTGACGCGGCCCCGTGGCTCGCCGGTGTCTGTATGTGAATGCCACACAGCCGGGGCATTGTACGAAGGTGGGTCCTGGGCACTACGCTAGGGCTCCGTCCCACGTGGGGGGCTGTGTCCACCTCCGCGCAGACGCTCGCCGTTGACGAATCGCCGTGGTGGCATTCCATTGGGTGAGGTCTGATGGTGCGGCTTAATCGGGACCGGATGGAATCAAGGAGCGGGTCGATGGCCGGCAACTCAGGGGAAGACAACGCCAACCCGGGACACCCCCGGGAGGCCGCCCCGGAGCACCCCGATGGGGGCGATTCGCCCGTGCTGGATGGCGTGTCGGACGCCGAGCTGGATGCCTTCGTGGGCCAGTTGCGCACGGACAAGCGCCTCCGCGTCCGGCCCTCCGCCCAGCCGCGCTCGCGCGAGGCCATGCTGTCCGAGCGGCTGCACCGGGGCGCGGGCCGGACGCGCGCGTCCAGCCTGGGCGAGGAAGCGGCGCCGCCGCCGAAGGACGCCGCGCCCGCCGTGAAGCACGCCTGGTACTTCGTCATGGGCGGCGCGGCCTACGGACCTCACGACCTCGCGGAGGTGAAGGGGCACCTCGAGCGGGGTGCGATTGGCCCGGATTCGCTGTGCTGGCGCGAGGGCTTCGGGGAGTGGCTGCCCCTGGGGCACATCCCGGAGCTCGCTTCCGTGATGCCGCCGCCGTCCATGCCGGCGGGGCCTCCGCCCGTTCCCGCCGGGTCCTTCGCCCCGCGGGCGCCGCGTGCGGTGGACGTCTCCGAGGCCACCACGGAGCGGGTGATCCTGGACGCGCCCGGCCCGGCCGCTGTCGTGGCGGCTCCGGTGGTGAGCGCACCGCCTTCCGTGGACGCCCACGAGGCTCCGGCCTCGAATGGCTTCGGTGGGACGGCTCCAGAAGCCGCGGCCCCGGCGGTCGCGCCGGAGCCCGTCACCGCGCCGGCCGCGAGCGCCAGCGACGCGCAGGACGCCGCGGGGGTGGAGCCGATGCCGGTGGCGCAGCCCGTGGGGACGCACGCGGTGCTGGCCACGCCCTCGCCCGAGGAGCGCACGCGGCGCAAGCGCCGGCTGGGAATCCTCCTGGCGGGTGGCGCCATCGGCGGCATGTCGGTGGCCCTGGCGCTGGGGGTCTTGGGCGGGGAGCGTGGCCGTGGCGCCGCCGCGCCCGTCGAGGCGGCGCATGGCACGGGTGCTCCTCCGCCCGCGGCGCCACGGCAAGAGGCCGCCGCGCCCGCGCCAGAAGCGGTCGCGGCCACGGGGCAGGGGGGCACGGCGTCTGGCGCCCCCACGTCGGTGGGCGGCACCGGCGGCGTGAGTCCGGGCCCCAGCGGCGCGGGTGTCGCCACGGCGGCGGCCGAGCGTGCGCGCGACACGGACCTGGTGCGGGAGCCCGCGCGGTCCCCTGCGCCCGCGCTGTCGGCGGCCTCGGTCGACCGCGGAGGCCGCGTGCCGGAGCTGACCGGCTCGGAGCGCACGGCGCGCGCCGCGACCGGCGGGGGGCGGACCACGCCGGAGGAGAGGGTCTTCGAGCGGCCCACGGGCAGTCTCTCCTCGCGAGACGTGGCCGTGGCGTTCGTCATCGGCAAGCACTCCGTGGCGCCCGCGCCGCAGCCGGCGCCCGCGCCGCGTCCCGCCACGACGGTGGCCGAGGCCGCGACGGCTGGCGGCTCGGAGGACGACCTGGGGCCCGACGCGGAGTTCGACCGCATGCTCTCCGGCCCGGGGCCCAACGCCACGAAGCACCAGAAGCCGACCGTCTACATCCCGCCCGACCCGACGGCGCCGCGGGAGTCACTCGACCTGGCCACCGTCTTCGCGGTGGTGCACGCGAAGCGGGCGGAGCTCGCGGCGTGCGGCCGGGAGCAGAGCGCCCCGCCACAGGAGGGGGACCGGGCGGTGCTGCGCTTGAGCATCCTGCCGAGCGGCAAGGTGGAGTCCATCACCACGGATACGCCGTGGCTGCGAGGCACGTCGCTCGTGCGTTGCATGCAGCAGAAGATTGGCGCCTGGACGTTCCCCAGGCATCGAACGCAGGGAGCGCCTGTCGTCTTCCGATACGAGTTCTGAGCCGCCGCGAGGAGCGCCCATGCCTGCCTACGTCTTGGTCGAGGTCTCGGTGCACGATGCGCAGACCTACGAGCGGTACAAGCAGCTCGCGCCCCCGTCGCTCGAACCCTACGGGGGCCGCTACCTCGTCCGGGGCGGCCCCACCCGGGCGCTGGAAGGCACCTGGGAGCCCCCGCGCTTCGTCCTGCTGGAGTTCCCCAGCGTGGAGCAGGCCCGGGCCTGGTGGGCGTCCCCCGAGTACGCCGCCGCCAAGGCGCTCCGCCATGAGAGCGCGCACTCCATCATGCTGCTCGTGGAGGGCGTGCCCGCCACCACGCCCGTCACCGAAACCGCCGAGCCGTCGGCCTGAGCGGCGGGCGCCGCGCGCGTCGTCCTGAAACGCCGGAGCCCGGCGCCAGTCCGCGGTGGGTCGCGGGCCGGGCCGGGCTCTGGAGTCTTCAGTGAAGCGGGAGGGCTAGTTCACGCCGACGGCGGTCCAGCTCTCCTTGACCTTCGCCACCTCGGCGGAGTCCGCGCCGTACAGGTCCGTGGCCGCGTTGATGGTCGCGGTGCGGGCCTGGGCGAACGTGGTGCTCGGCGTCATGTAGTGGGCCAGGGCGCGGTAGTAGATCTTCAGGCCCTTCTCCATGCCGATGGCGTCCTTCACCTCGACGCCGGACGTGCGGTTGGTGCCGCCGTTGGTCAGCAGGTAGAAGGCGTTGTTCGCGATGCCGCTGGAGCCGTGCACCTCGGTCTGCTTCGGGTAGTTCTTGTAGTTGTCGATCGAGTAGTTGTCCTTCGTCGGATCGTCCATGTAGCGCAGGCCGTCCGTGGGGTCGCCGTCCGTCGGCGTCCAGGCCGTCTCGCCCACCGTCCAGTTGAACTTCACGTCCGGGTTCTTCTGGGACGCGTACCACTCGAGGCCGGCGCCCATGATGTCGCTCATGGCCTCGTTCAGGCCACCGGACTCGCCGCGGTAGATGAGGCCAGCGGTGCGCTCGGTGAGGCCGTGGGCGATCTCATGGCCCGCGATGTCCAGCGCGGTGAGCGGACCGGAGTTGCGGCCGTCGCCGTCGCCGTAGCTCATCTTCTCGCCGTCCCAGTACGCGTTCACGTAGTTGTTGCTCACGTGCACGTAGGACACCAGCTTCTCACCCGCGCCGTCGATGGAGTCACGGCCGAGGATGTCCTTCATGAAGTCGTACATCATCTGGCCGCCGTAGTGCGCGTCCACCGCGGCCTTGTTGCGCTCCGGGTCCGTGGACTCGCCCCAGACGTCGTTGTTGTCCTTGATCTGCGTCTGGCCGCTGGCGCGCTCGCGGTTCATCGCGTCGTAGGTCGCCACGCCCTTGCCGCGCGTGCCGTCCTCGAGCGTGTAGGTGCCGTCCGCCTGCTTCTTCGTCTCCAGCGCGACCTTGCCGCTGTACATCGACGTGTCGTCGGCCTTCGTGGTGGGCTCGCCGGGCTCCTGCGGCGCCTGGGTCTCCTTCGGGGTGATGCTCAGGCTCCACCCGTTCAGCGTGCCCGTGTCGCGCCGCGCGTTGTCCTTGACGCTCAGCGTCCACTCGCCCTTCGCGGACTCGCCCTTGAAGGCGCTCAGGTCGAAGCCTTCCTTGATGTTGTCCGCGCTGCCGCCCTTGCGGTTGTGCACCACCTCGGACTTGCCGGAGGGGCTGGTCAGCGTGACCGACAGGTCGCCCTTGAACGTGTGGTCGATGTCCAGGTCCAGCTTGAGCTCGTCCACCGTGACGTCGTCCGCGATGCTGATCTTGGACGTGACGGTCGCCAGGTCGGCGATCTCCGCCTTCGGCGTGGCCGAGGCCTTGATGGGGGAGGGCGTCGCGGCGGCGTGCGCGTGGTCCGCGCCATGGGCGTGGTCGGCGTGGTCCGCGCCATGGGCGTGGTCGGCGTGGTCCGCGCCGTGGGCGTGGCTGTGGCCGTGGCTGTGCGCGGCGCCGTGCTGACGGGCATAGCCGTCAATGGCGTTGAACTGCTCGAAGACCTTCCCGGTGTTGGCGTCCACCAGGTAGTTCATCTTGCGCGGGTTGTCCGTGCCGTCCACGTTGGTGACTTCCACGCGGTAGGCGGAGTGGTAGTCGCCGTTGATGTCCTTGTAGATGACGCGCTCGGAGTTCGGCTGGCGGTCCGGCTTGCCGTTGAACTCCTTCAGCGCGATGTCCAGCGCCTGGCTGTGCGTCACCTTGGGCTTCTGCGTGCCCAGGCCCGCGGGGATGTCGTTCTGGTCGCCGGTGACGCTCTGCACCTTGCCCTGGGCATCCAGGTGCGAAACGACCTGCTCACCGAAGACCTTCACGCCCTCGTGCTGGCGGTCCAGACGCACGTGCGTCATGCCCAGCGAGTCCCGCTCCACGCTCTTGGGGACGAAGGCGGGGAACTGCACGCCGCCGATGATGCCGGGGTTGCGGATGGCGCTCTGGGTGCCGGGAGTCAGGTGCGCCAGCGACGTCTGGATGGCCGTCTGGGCCTCGCGGCTCTCCAGCGACAGGCGACCCACCGCGGGCGGCAGCGGCTTCAGCGTCTTCTCGGCGCGGGCCAGGTCCGTCGTCTTCGCCGCGGGACCGAACCCGTCCTTGATGACGTTCGGCGCGATGGTCGCGGGCTTGGCAGCCGTCTTCTGCTGAGCCTCGGAAGCGGCGTTGGTGCGAATCGTGGGCTTCGGACCTTCGGTGCGGCGAATCGTCATGGGGGTCTCGAACTCAGTGCAAGGGGGTTGAAAGGTTATCGCCGCGGTGTGCCACGGAGTTTCCTGTGACATTTTCGATGCAATCCGCTGCGGTTGGAAGCCACGTAAAACCCGTTCAGGGTTTCGTGGAATCCTGGTTACGGGCGGGTGAAACACTCCCGTGTTTCACGGCGGGTGGGCTCAGCGCAGCGGCACCGAGTGCGAGCGCCACGAAACCCGGCGGAAATCAGCCGAAAAAAGAAACCTCGAGGAACCGCACGTAGAGGTTGCAGGCGGCGTGGAACAGGGCGGCGCCCATGACGGTGCCGGTGCGCTCCCGCATCCACCCGAAGAGCAGCGCCGGGAAGAACACGGACAGCCGCCAGGCCTGGAAGATGGCCAGGTGCCCCAGGGCGAACAGGAGCGCCGTCAGCCAGAACGCGGGCCCCAGCCGGCCTCCCAGGAACTTGCGGCCCTGGGGCCAGGCGTCGCGCAGCCGCGTCTGGACATAGCCCCGGTAGAAGAACTCCTCGGGGAGCGCGACGACGAAGAGCTGGTCGACGAACCATTCTCCGAAGCGCGGGGGCAGGCGGGGCTGGAAGCGGGCCTCGCCCATCAGCGGCGTCAGGTGCTTCGCGAGCGCTGGCGGCAGGTGGGGCAGCACCTCCACGAACCCGGCGAAGCCCAGGAAGAAGAGCGGGCCCACCACCGCGGACAGCACCAGGAACAGCTTCAGGTCCTGGCGCCACGCGCGCAGGGACAGGCCGTAGTCGCTGTAGTCCTCGTCCCGCCAGCGCATGGGGATGAGCGGCAGGTAGAGGAAGCCCACGGTGGCGACCAGCTTGGGGACACTGGTGCCGCCCCACAGCAGGAACGCGGCGACGATGGCCAGGAAGCCCACCGCCCACAGCCCCACCGCTTCCTGTACGGCGTTCGGACGCCAGGGAGTCGTCACGGCCTGGGTCATGGCATGTCCACCGAAGCCAGCTCCACCTTCACCGCGTTCAGCGGGAGCACCCGGCAGCCGCGGCGGTGCTTCTTCACCACCACCGCCACCAGCCGCCCGTCCGCGTCGAAGACGGGGCTGCCCGCGGGCAGGGCCAGCGGGACGTCATAGAAGGGGGCCCGCGCCGCTCGCGCCCTCGCGAGGACGGGGCGCGCGGGCTGGCGCTTCGTGGCGGGGAGCACGCCCACCAGCCAGTGGCCCTCCAGGCTGTCTCCGTCCCGCAGCACCTTCACGGGCGCGGCCGGGTAGGTGCCATCCGGCGCGGCGAGCACCGCCACCTGGAGGTCCTGGCTGGCCAGCACCACCCGGGCGGGCAGGGACTTCCCGTCATGCTCCACCGTGGTGGCATTCAATCCGGTGAAGCTGGCGTCCACCGGGGCGACGGAGGTGAGGACCTGGCCCGCGGCCCCCACGAAGACGCCGGGCCCCGCCTTCCGGGGCCCCTTGACGTGCACCACCGAGCGGCCGTGCCGCTCCAGCACCCGCTGGAGGTCGGCGCGCGAGGGCCGGCCCGCGTCCGCGGCGGCGGAGGCGAAGGGGGCCAGGCAGAGGAGGAGGAGCGGCGGCAGCAGGCGGGACATCGGCGGGTGCCGCAGCCTATCACCGGCGCTCGCGCAGCGCGGTGACGAAGCGGTCCGCCGGGAGCGTGTTGAGCACGTCCCCCTTCCGGGCCCAGCCCCGGCGCGCGGTGGCCACCGCGAAGGCCAGGTTGCGCAGGTCCTCCTTCTGGTGCGCGTCGCAGCTCACCACCAGACGGACGCCCCGCTTCACGGCCTGCCGGACGTACTCGGCCTTGATGTCCAGCCGCGCGGGCTTGCCGTTCACCTCCACGGCCACGCCCCGCTCGGCGGCCCGCGCCAGCACCTCGTCCATGCGGACGGGGTAGGGCTCCCGGCTGTTGATGAGCCGGCCGGTGGGGTGCCCCAGGATCTGGAGGCAGGGGTTGTCCAGCGCGGCCAGCAGCCGCCGCGTCATCTGGTCCTCGTCCATGCCGTGCCGGACGTGGATGGAGCCGATGACGACCTCCAACTGCTCCAGGACGCTGTCCGCGTAGTCGAGCGCGCCGGACTCCAGGATGTCGACCTCGATGCCCTTGAGCAGCCGCACGCCGGGGACGTCCGCGTTGACGCGGTCGATCTCCTCCCACTGGCGCTTGAGGTCATCCACCTTCAGGCCGCCGGCGTAGATGGCCGCCTCGCTGTGCTCGGTGACGGTCAGGTACTTGAGGCCCAGCGCCTGCGCCGCCCGCGCCATCTCCTCCAGGCTGTTGCGCCCGTCCGACCAGGTGCTGTGCGCATGGACCGCGCCCTGGACGTCCTCCAGGGTGAGCAGGTCCTCGGGGAGCCTGCCCTCGCGCGCGGCCTCGAACTCGCCGGTGTCCTCGCGCAGCTCGGGGGGCACGTACTGCATGTCCAGCAGGGCGTAGAGGTCGGACTCCTCCGTGACGCGGACCTTGGTGCCGTCGTCCCGGTGGACGCCCCACTCGGAAATCTTGAGGCCTCGCTCGTGCCCCAGGTTGCGCAGGCGGATGTGGTGCGCCTTCGAGCCGGTGAAGTGGTGCAGCGCGGTGGCGAAGTCCTCGTCGGGCAGCACCCGCAGGTCCACCTGGAGGTCGCCGGCCTCCAGCCGCACGGAGCACTTGCTGTCGCCCTTGCCCAGCACCGCCGCGACGCCGGGCGCGTTCGCCAGGGCATCCAGCACCGGTCCGGCCTCTGGCGCGGAGGCGATGATGTCCACGTCCGCCACCGTCTCCGCCTGCCGGCGCACGCTGCCGCCCAGGCTGGCGCGCACGACGCCCGGGGCTGACTTCACCCGCTCCAGCAGGGCCGTGGCCACCGGGAGCACCTCGCCCAGCAGCTTGCGCTCGCCGCGCGCGCGCCGGTACACGGCGATGCCCTCCAGCATCTTCGCCTCGCTCTTCGCGCCGAAGCCGCTGAGCTGGCGCACGCGGCCCTCGCGGCAGGCGCGCTCCAGCTCCTCGATGCCGCTCACCTGGAGCTCGCGCCAGAGCCTGGCGACCTTCTTCGGCCCCACGTCGGGAAGCTGCGTCAGCTCCAGCAGGCCAGGAGGGAACTGGGCTCGCAGCTCCTCCAGGTAGCCGAGCCGGCCCGTGGTCACCAGCTCGGAGATCTTCTCCGCGAGCGCGGGGCCGATGCCTGGGAGGCTCTCCAGCCGGCCCTCGGCAACAAGGGGGCCCAGCTCCTGCGGCAGCCCGGCGACGCGGTCGGCGGCCATGTCGTAGGCGCGAACGCGGAAGCCGCTCTCGCCCTGGAGCTGGAGCAGGAGGGAGATGTCACGGAGGACCTGGGCGACGGTGGCCTTGTCGACAGCGGTGGGGATGGTCACGTCGGGAGTCACTGGGAGAAGGTAATGCCCGGGTATCGGGAGTGCAGCCAGTCCCGCGTTGTGGGAAAAGGGGCCGCGATGACGAAGATCAAGCTGGGACCGGCGGATTTCGCCGAGAGGGAAATGCGGGGCTACGAGGTCGGCAAGCGCAACGTGTGTATCGCGAAGATCCACGGGCGCTACAAGGGCCTGGATGATTGGTGCAATCACGCCGGGTGCCTGCTGTCCGGCGGTCGCATCGAGGACAACATGGTCGTCTGCCCGTGTCACGAGGTCGGCTTCGACATGGACACCGGCCAAAACGCGACCTCGCCAGGGGTCTGTGACGACCAACCGACCGTGCAGGTCGCGGTCGAGGACGGCGCGCTCGTCATCGACTGGCCCGACACGCCCTGACCTTCTTCTCGCACCCCGGAGTACCCGCCATGGCTCACGACGGACACGACCACGACCCTGCTCACGGCGCGCACC
Proteins encoded in this window:
- the polX gene encoding DNA polymerase/3'-5' exonuclease PolX, whose product is MTIPTAVDKATVAQVLRDISLLLQLQGESGFRVRAYDMAADRVAGLPQELGPLVAEGRLESLPGIGPALAEKISELVTTGRLGYLEELRAQFPPGLLELTQLPDVGPKKVARLWRELQVSGIEELERACREGRVRQLSGFGAKSEAKMLEGIAVYRRARGERKLLGEVLPVATALLERVKSAPGVVRASLGGSVRRQAETVADVDIIASAPEAGPVLDALANAPGVAAVLGKGDSKCSVRLEAGDLQVDLRVLPDEDFATALHHFTGSKAHHIRLRNLGHERGLKISEWGVHRDDGTKVRVTEESDLYALLDMQYVPPELREDTGEFEAAREGRLPEDLLTLEDVQGAVHAHSTWSDGRNSLEEMARAAQALGLKYLTVTEHSEAAIYAGGLKVDDLKRQWEEIDRVNADVPGVRLLKGIEVDILESGALDYADSVLEQLEVVIGSIHVRHGMDEDQMTRRLLAALDNPCLQILGHPTGRLINSREPYPVRMDEVLARAAERGVAVEVNGKPARLDIKAEYVRQAVKRGVRLVVSCDAHQKEDLRNLAFAVATARRGWARKGDVLNTLPADRFVTALRERR
- the mrtX gene encoding myxosortase MrtX codes for the protein MTQAVTTPWRPNAVQEAVGLWAVGFLAIVAAFLLWGGTSVPKLVATVGFLYLPLIPMRWRDEDYSDYGLSLRAWRQDLKLFLVLSAVVGPLFFLGFAGFVEVLPHLPPALAKHLTPLMGEARFQPRLPPRFGEWFVDQLFVVALPEEFFYRGYVQTRLRDAWPQGRKFLGGRLGPAFWLTALLFALGHLAIFQAWRLSVFFPALLFGWMRERTGTVMGAALFHAACNLYVRFLEVSFFG
- a CDS encoding GYF domain-containing protein; the encoded protein is MAGNSGEDNANPGHPREAAPEHPDGGDSPVLDGVSDAELDAFVGQLRTDKRLRVRPSAQPRSREAMLSERLHRGAGRTRASSLGEEAAPPPKDAAPAVKHAWYFVMGGAAYGPHDLAEVKGHLERGAIGPDSLCWREGFGEWLPLGHIPELASVMPPPSMPAGPPPVPAGSFAPRAPRAVDVSEATTERVILDAPGPAAVVAAPVVSAPPSVDAHEAPASNGFGGTAPEAAAPAVAPEPVTAPAASASDAQDAAGVEPMPVAQPVGTHAVLATPSPEERTRRKRRLGILLAGGAIGGMSVALALGVLGGERGRGAAAPVEAAHGTGAPPPAAPRQEAAAPAPEAVAATGQGGTASGAPTSVGGTGGVSPGPSGAGVATAAAERARDTDLVREPARSPAPALSAASVDRGGRVPELTGSERTARAATGGGRTTPEERVFERPTGSLSSRDVAVAFVIGKHSVAPAPQPAPAPRPATTVAEAATAGGSEDDLGPDAEFDRMLSGPGPNATKHQKPTVYIPPDPTAPRESLDLATVFAVVHAKRAELAACGREQSAPPQEGDRAVLRLSILPSGKVESITTDTPWLRGTSLVRCMQQKIGAWTFPRHRTQGAPVVFRYEF
- a CDS encoding trypsin-like peptidase domain-containing protein: MSRLLPPLLLLCLAPFASAAADAGRPSRADLQRVLERHGRSVVHVKGPRKAGPGVFVGAAGQVLTSVAPVDASFTGLNATTVEHDGKSLPARVVLASQDLQVAVLAAPDGTYPAAPVKVLRDGDSLEGHWLVGVLPATKRQPARPVLARARAARAPFYDVPLALPAGSPVFDADGRLVAVVVKKHRRGCRVLPLNAVKVELASVDMP
- a CDS encoding M4 family metallopeptidase; translation: MTIRRTEGPKPTIRTNAASEAQQKTAAKPATIAPNVIKDGFGPAAKTTDLARAEKTLKPLPPAVGRLSLESREAQTAIQTSLAHLTPGTQSAIRNPGIIGGVQFPAFVPKSVERDSLGMTHVRLDRQHEGVKVFGEQVVSHLDAQGKVQSVTGDQNDIPAGLGTQKPKVTHSQALDIALKEFNGKPDRQPNSERVIYKDINGDYHSAYRVEVTNVDGTDNPRKMNYLVDANTGKVFEQFNAIDGYARQHGAAHSHGHSHAHGADHADHAHGADHADHAHGADHAHAAATPSPIKASATPKAEIADLATVTSKISIADDVTVDELKLDLDIDHTFKGDLSVTLTSPSGKSEVVHNRKGGSADNIKEGFDLSAFKGESAKGEWTLSVKDNARRDTGTLNGWSLSITPKETQAPQEPGEPTTKADDTSMYSGKVALETKKQADGTYTLEDGTRGKGVATYDAMNRERASGQTQIKDNNDVWGESTDPERNKAAVDAHYGGQMMYDFMKDILGRDSIDGAGEKLVSYVHVSNNYVNAYWDGEKMSYGDGDGRNSGPLTALDIAGHEIAHGLTERTAGLIYRGESGGLNEAMSDIMGAGLEWYASQKNPDVKFNWTVGETAWTPTDGDPTDGLRYMDDPTKDNYSIDNYKNYPKQTEVHGSSGIANNAFYLLTNGGTNRTSGVEVKDAIGMEKGLKIYYRALAHYMTPSTTFAQARTATINAATDLYGADSAEVAKVKESWTAVGVN
- a CDS encoding DUF1330 domain-containing protein, translating into MPAYVLVEVSVHDAQTYERYKQLAPPSLEPYGGRYLVRGGPTRALEGTWEPPRFVLLEFPSVEQARAWWASPEYAAAKALRHESAHSIMLLVEGVPATTPVTETAEPSA
- a CDS encoding ATP-binding protein; the protein is MSGGSVGAALLRVLQQFMSETAARRALLGALEPLGLNLDAVPASELPRLVEALEPATRQCVDPTRQPRMMAQLRTLLAPASSSAASVPEVRATTYLVRTEADASHARHAARQLCESLGGHGDECQKVATVVSELARNQISHAGGGTIQLSPQLAPRRLLRVSAEDSGQGIPDLERVLSGRYERKTGVGLGLSGVKRLADRFDVRTGPKGTQVDFEVWL
- a CDS encoding Rieske (2Fe-2S) protein — translated: MTKIKLGPADFAEREMRGYEVGKRNVCIAKIHGRYKGLDDWCNHAGCLLSGGRIEDNMVVCPCHEVGFDMDTGQNATSPGVCDDQPTVQVAVEDGALVIDWPDTP